A part of Cannabis sativa cultivar Pink pepper isolate KNU-18-1 chromosome 6, ASM2916894v1, whole genome shotgun sequence genomic DNA contains:
- the LOC115725535 gene encoding uncharacterized protein LOC115725535 — protein sequence MNLTRSYLAQFYLIICRKKAMTAAAFSADGSILAVAAETVITLWDPEHNVLVAVLGEIQKPIRSLSFAGKSDYLVSVSEGSQPQLSM from the exons ATGAACCTCACACGTTCGTACCTGGctcaattttatttgatcatTTGCAGAAAGAAGGCAATGACAGCTGCTGCATTTTCTGCTGATGGCTCTATTTTGGCAGTTGCAGCAGAAACTGTGATCACATTATGGGACCCTGAACACAACGTCCTTGTTGCTGTACTCGGAGAAATTCAAAAG CCAATTAGGTCTCTATCGTTTGCTGGAAAATCAGACTATCTTGTGAGTGTGTCCGAAGGTTCACAACCACAGCTGTCA ATGTAG